Proteins from a single region of Aquamicrobium lusatiense:
- a CDS encoding Rrf2 family transcriptional regulator gives MRLTLHTDYALRMLIYAATRPDRACTVSDVAEAYGLSRNHLLKVAQTLREHDFIETVRGRSGGIRLKREPASIGIGALVRTIEEDLSLVECMQKRGGHCVISPCCELRNMFSEALAAWLAVLDKYTLADIVRNRAQLGILLGIEGIAA, from the coding sequence ATGCGCCTGACGCTGCATACCGACTATGCGCTGCGCATGCTGATCTACGCCGCGACACGGCCCGACCGGGCGTGCACGGTGAGCGATGTGGCCGAAGCCTACGGGTTGTCGCGCAATCACCTGCTCAAGGTAGCCCAGACGCTGCGCGAGCATGACTTCATCGAGACGGTGCGGGGGCGCTCCGGCGGCATAAGGCTGAAGCGGGAACCCGCCAGCATCGGCATCGGCGCACTGGTGCGCACGATCGAGGAAGATCTCTCGCTTGTGGAATGCATGCAGAAGCGCGGCGGGCACTGCGTGATCTCGCCCTGCTGTGAGCTCCGGAACATGTTTTCCGAGGCGCTCGCCGCCTGGCTGGCCGTCCTCGATAAGTACACGCTCGCCGATATCGTGCGCAACAGGGCACAGCTCGGCATCCTGCTCGGCATCGAGGGCATCGCGGCATAG
- the ccoN gene encoding cytochrome-c oxidase, cbb3-type subunit I: MVSGLTVSERQLSLAVLTMLALCGLAMAAAGRADALGVHGFIVLAFSLGLIFLVISRYNDPEPPAERLAHYYDDPTRVGIVLTMIWAVAGMFFGVWVAALLAWPDLTFDAGWASFGRLRPVHTSGVIFGFGGNALIATSFHVLQRTSRARLPDQFSPWFVLIGYNLFCVLAASGYLMGLTQSKEYAEPEWYADIWLVIVWVVYFLIYIRTLQRRKEPHIYVANWYYMAFILVVAVLHIVNNLAVPVSFGHAKSYSLFSGVQDAMTQWWYGHNAVAFFLTSGFLGMMYYYLPKRAERPIFSYRLSIISFWGITFMYMWAGSHHLHYTALPQWVQTLGMTFSLVLLVPSWASAGNALATLNGAWDKVRTDATLRFMMVAAVFYGLSTFEGSFMAIRAVNSLSHYTDWTVGHVHAGALGWVAMITFGSLYALVPWMWKQQRMYSPKLVEVHFWLALTGTVIYVFAMWNSGIIQGLMWRTYNDSGTLAYSFIDSLVAMHPYYIARTVGGLFFLAGAIVASWNVWMTIRMARTGQHQEGGADVPLYGRADAVQAGE, encoded by the coding sequence ATGGTTTCAGGATTGACGGTCTCCGAACGCCAGCTTTCGCTGGCCGTGCTCACGATGCTGGCGCTGTGCGGGCTTGCCATGGCCGCTGCCGGCCGGGCCGATGCGCTGGGCGTTCACGGCTTCATCGTGCTTGCCTTCAGCCTTGGGCTGATCTTCCTGGTGATCTCGCGCTACAACGATCCCGAACCGCCTGCGGAGCGGCTGGCGCACTATTACGACGACCCGACGAGGGTCGGCATCGTGCTCACCATGATCTGGGCCGTGGCCGGCATGTTCTTCGGTGTGTGGGTGGCCGCGCTGCTGGCGTGGCCGGATCTGACCTTCGACGCCGGCTGGGCGAGCTTCGGCCGCCTGCGGCCGGTGCATACCTCCGGCGTGATCTTCGGCTTCGGCGGCAATGCGCTGATCGCCACCTCCTTCCACGTTCTCCAGCGCACCTCGCGGGCGCGCCTGCCCGACCAGTTCAGCCCGTGGTTCGTGCTGATCGGCTACAATCTGTTCTGCGTGCTGGCCGCCAGCGGCTATCTGATGGGGCTGACCCAGTCGAAGGAATATGCCGAGCCCGAATGGTATGCCGACATCTGGCTGGTGATCGTGTGGGTGGTGTATTTCCTCATCTACATCCGCACCCTGCAGCGGCGGAAGGAACCGCATATCTACGTCGCCAACTGGTACTACATGGCCTTCATCCTGGTCGTGGCGGTGCTGCACATCGTCAACAATCTCGCCGTGCCGGTCTCCTTCGGCCATGCCAAGAGCTATTCGCTGTTCTCCGGCGTGCAGGATGCGATGACGCAATGGTGGTACGGCCACAACGCGGTCGCCTTCTTCCTGACGTCCGGCTTTCTCGGCATGATGTATTACTATCTGCCCAAGCGCGCCGAACGGCCGATCTTCTCCTACAGGCTTTCCATCATCAGCTTCTGGGGCATCACTTTCATGTATATGTGGGCGGGCTCGCACCACCTGCACTATACGGCGCTGCCGCAATGGGTGCAGACGCTGGGCATGACCTTCTCGCTGGTGCTGCTGGTGCCGTCATGGGCCTCGGCCGGCAATGCGCTGGCGACGCTGAACGGCGCATGGGACAAGGTGCGCACCGACGCCACGCTGCGCTTCATGATGGTGGCGGCCGTGTTCTACGGGCTGTCCACCTTCGAGGGCTCGTTCATGGCCATCCGCGCCGTCAACTCGCTGTCGCACTATACCGACTGGACCGTCGGCCACGTCCATGCGGGCGCGCTCGGCTGGGTGGCGATGATCACCTTCGGCTCGCTCTATGCGCTGGTGCCGTGGATGTGGAAGCAGCAGCGCATGTATTCGCCGAAGCTGGTCGAGGTCCACTTCTGGCTCGCGCTCACAGGCACCGTCATCTACGTCTTCGCCATGTGGAACTCGGGCATCATCCAGGGCCTGATGTGGCGCACCTACAATGACAGCGGCACGCTGGCCTATTCCTTCATCGACAGCCTCGTCGCCATGCATCCCTACTATATCGCGCGCACCGTCGGCGGCCTGTTCTTCCTTGCCGGCGCCATCGTGGCCTCCTGGAACGTGTGGATGACGATCCGCATGGCCCGCACCGGCCAGCATCAGGAGGGCGGCGCCGACGTGCCGCTTTACGGCAGGGCTGACGCCGTGCAGGCAGGTGAATAG
- a CDS encoding TetR/AcrR family transcriptional regulator, whose protein sequence is MSKTENPKRPKEGVSVIPAAQSRQRDRVFCAVVAVALDQGFGHVTMDAVARQAKLSKGGLLYYFPNKAELIQAMLARYSGWENTPQCNPDKGGSAGGVDPFAVAVLVAAAEDPSLLACAADCPGQEATGDDKAAFSARWRLFCHLLANRL, encoded by the coding sequence ATGAGCAAGACGGAAAATCCGAAACGCCCGAAGGAAGGCGTTTCCGTCATTCCGGCGGCGCAGAGCCGGCAGCGCGACCGCGTTTTCTGTGCCGTCGTCGCGGTTGCGCTCGATCAGGGATTTGGCCACGTCACCATGGATGCGGTGGCGAGGCAGGCAAAGCTGAGCAAGGGCGGCCTGCTCTACTACTTTCCCAACAAGGCTGAACTGATCCAGGCGATGCTCGCCAGATATTCAGGCTGGGAAAACACCCCGCAATGCAATCCGGACAAGGGCGGCAGCGCAGGCGGCGTCGACCCTTTCGCCGTTGCCGTCCTGGTCGCCGCCGCCGAAGATCCCTCCTTGCTTGCCTGTGCTGCCGATTGCCCCGGCCAGGAAGCCACCGGCGACGACAAGGCTGCATTTTCGGCAAGATGGCGTCTTTTCTGCCATCTCCTCGCCAACCGCCTTTAG
- a CDS encoding cbb3-type cytochrome c oxidase subunit 3 — MDHETLVAFSKSWGLFYLIIFAIGVLVYAFWPANRKRFDRAKKSILDDDDRPGKGE; from the coding sequence ATGGACCACGAGACGCTCGTCGCCTTCTCCAAGAGCTGGGGGCTGTTCTATCTGATCATCTTCGCCATCGGGGTGCTGGTCTACGCCTTCTGGCCGGCCAACAGGAAGCGGTTCGACCGCGCCAAGAAGAGCATTCTCGACGATGACGACCGGCCGGGGAAGGGGGAGTAG
- the ccoO gene encoding cytochrome-c oxidase, cbb3-type subunit II, which translates to MKEFFHRKIERNAIGFVLAIVGVASIGGIVEIAPLFTISETVEEAPDMRLYTPLELAGRNIYIREGCYACHSQMIRTLRDEVERYGPFSLAVESQYDHPMLWGSKRTGPDLARLGEKYSDAWHVAHLINPRDVVPESVMPKYGWLMRNELKYDDLGLHLAAQRKVGVPYTDEMIANAQWDAYGQANPDSNQAQGVAGRYGEATTIRVFDGDPARITEMDALVAYLQILGRLTDAAHQSAAVEE; encoded by the coding sequence ATGAAGGAGTTCTTCCACCGCAAGATCGAACGCAACGCCATCGGCTTCGTTCTGGCGATCGTCGGCGTCGCCTCCATCGGCGGCATCGTGGAGATCGCGCCGCTGTTCACCATCAGCGAGACGGTCGAGGAAGCGCCCGACATGCGCCTCTACACGCCGCTCGAACTGGCCGGGCGCAACATCTACATCCGCGAGGGCTGCTATGCCTGCCACTCGCAGATGATCCGCACGCTGCGCGACGAGGTCGAGCGCTACGGGCCGTTCTCGCTGGCGGTGGAGTCGCAATACGACCACCCCATGCTGTGGGGGTCGAAGCGCACCGGGCCGGACCTCGCCCGCCTCGGCGAAAAATATTCCGACGCCTGGCATGTCGCCCACCTCATCAATCCGCGTGACGTGGTGCCGGAATCGGTGATGCCGAAATATGGCTGGCTGATGCGCAATGAGCTGAAATACGACGATCTCGGGCTGCATCTGGCGGCCCAGCGCAAGGTGGGCGTGCCCTATACCGACGAGATGATCGCCAATGCGCAATGGGACGCCTACGGGCAGGCCAACCCTGACAGCAATCAGGCGCAGGGCGTGGCCGGGCGCTATGGCGAGGCCACCACCATAAGGGTGTTCGACGGCGATCCCGCGCGCATCACCGAGATGGACGCGCTGGTCGCCTATCTGCAGATCCTCGGCAGACTGACGGATGCCGCGCACCAGAGCGCGGCCGTGGAGGAGTGA